A part of Vigna radiata var. radiata cultivar VC1973A chromosome 11, Vradiata_ver6, whole genome shotgun sequence genomic DNA contains:
- the LOC106776851 gene encoding uncharacterized protein LOC106776851, protein MREGPDVVGSFGLLQPLADGLKLILKEPISPSSANFSLFRMAPVATFMLSLVARAVVPFDYCMVLSDSNIGLLYLFAISSLGVYGIITAGWSSN, encoded by the exons atgagagag GGTCCTGATGTAGTGGGATCGTTCGGATTGTTACAACCTCTAGCAGATGGTTTGAAATTGATTCTAAAAGAACCTATTTCACCAAGTAGTGCTAATTTCTCCCTTTTTAGAATGGCTCCAGTGGCTACATTTATGTTAAGTCTGGTCGCTCGGGCCGTTGTACCTTTTGATTATTGTATGGTATTGTCAGATTCGAACATAGGGCTACTTTATTTGTTTGCCATATCTTCGTTAGGTGTTTATGGAATTATTACAGCGGGTTGGTCTAGTAATTAG
- the LOC106777477 gene encoding uncharacterized protein LOC106777477 — MGRSCLPKCRLARIMGWVQMILGGLVILVSILSLTRFYSAGFFLHNEDMCQHFYNVGEVSDGFDVKSLSERIGEVIDMLEALKGKLESKVQDMEKSKGTLLEKKFLEDEIVRPLHIANVALRQIQVPNVEGMNSTVKEDPLINFFITEEIRKYITPKENRVGKMNLYGTDKVYNTIGHACVLYKKELEKYMDYDIGSYCDDDWNLAQKLMLNGCDPLPRRRCLTRASKEYQRPYPINESLWRLPDGRNVRWGNYQCRNFECLSSKNPKRGYSKCIGCFEMEKEKLKWVANSSLQVDFFISEVLAIKPGEVRIGVDYGIGTGTFAARMREQNVTIVSTALNLGAPFSEMIALRGLVPLYVTLNQRLPFFDNTMDLVHTHGFLDGWIDLLLLDFILYDWDRILRPGGLLWIDRFFCNRNDFDNYVYMFLQLRYKKHKWVVSPKSKDEIYLSAVLEKPPRAI; from the coding sequence ATGGGGAGATCATGTCTTCCCAAATGCAGGCTTGCCAGAATAATGGGTTGGGTACAGATGATTTTGGGAGGGTTGGTCATATTGGTAAGCATTTTGAGTCTCACTAGATTCTACTCTGCAGGGTTTTTCCTCCACAATGAAGACATGTGCCAGCATTTCTACAATGTGGGGGAAGTTTCTGATGGCTTTGATGTCAAATCACTCTCTGAGAGAATTGGAGAAGTGATAGACATGTTGGAAGCTTTGAAGGGAAAGCTTGAGTCAAAAGTGCAAGATATGGAGAAAAGCAAAGGTACATTGTTGGAGAAGAAGTTCTTAGAGGATGAAATAGTTAGGCCTCTTCATATTGCCAATGTTGCTCTGAGGCAGATTCAGGTTCCAAATGTTGAAGGGATGAACTCCACAGTGAAGGAGGATCCTTTGATCAATTTTTTCATCACTGAGGAGATTAGAAAGTACATAACCCCAAAGGAGAATAGAGTTGGTAAGATGAACCTGTATGGTACAGACAAGGTTTACAACACAATTGGTCATGCCTGTGTTTTGTACAAGAAAGAGCTAGAGAAGTACATGGACTATGACATTGGCTCCTACTGTGATGATGATTGGAATTTGGCTCAGAAGCTTATGCTCAATGGGTGTGATCCTTTGCCTAGAAGAAGGTGTTTGACAAGAGCCTCAAAGGAGTACCAAAGGCCATACCCTATCAATGAGTCACTGTGGAGACTACCAGATGGAAGAAATGTGAGGTGGGGGAATTACCAATGCAGAAATTTTGAGTGCTTATCTAGCAAGAACCCAAAAAGGGGTTACTCAAAATGCATTGGATGCTTTGAAATGGAGAAGGAAAAGCTGAAATGGGTGGCTAATAGTTCACTTCAAGTAGACTTTTTTATCAGTGAAGTTTTGGCAATTAAGCCAGGAGAGGTTAGGATTGGAGTAGACTATGGCATTGGCACTGGCACATTTGCAGCAAGAATGAGAGAGCAAAATGTGACAATTGTCTCAACTGCACTCAACCTTGGAGCTCCTTTCAGTGAGATGATAGCTCTTAGGGGTTTGGTTCCTTTATACGTCACATTAAACCAAAGGCTTCCATTCTTTGATAACACTATGGACTTGGTGCACACCCATGGTTTTCTGGATGGTTGGATTGATCTTTTGCTGTTGGACTTTATACTGTATGATTGGGACAGAATTCTAAGACCAGGAGGTTTATTGTGGATAGACAGGTTCTTCTGCAACAGAAATGATTTTGATAACTATGTGTACATGTTTCTTCAATTAAGGTACAAGAAACACAAGTGGGTTGTATCTCCAAAGTCAAAGGACGAGATATATCTCTCTGCAGTGCTGGAAAAACCTCCTAGAGCCATATGA
- the LOC106777084 gene encoding uncharacterized protein LOC106777084: MISLKNTHPRSRFIFSDPKTKPLRFSLQPLSPSLLSLKSPLSLSSNLLRVSNAGVSVCRTEHHEEEEKNKGLSPELHDLSPNGVVYQKTLQLVECSMFAALTGLVYFLSNSLAIENYFSCFFSLPIVISSMRWGVDAGRKTLVATTILLLVLSGPVKALTYLLKHGVVGFTMGTLWRLGASWNLSIFVCTIVRALGAVGFVLISSFLIRENILALITINIHASLTFVLTASGVNSIPSMNVIYTLFGILVLINSGCFMFLLHLLYSVFLTRIGMKSSLRLPRWLEKAI, encoded by the exons ATGATTTCCCTCAAAAACACTCATCCACGTTCGCGCTTCATCTTCTCTGATCCCAAAACCAAGCCACTTCGCTTCTCTCTCCAGCCCCTTTCCCCTTCTCTTCTCTCACTCAAATCcccactttctctctcttccaatcTTCTCAGGGTTTCAAATGCTGGAGTTTCAGTTTGTAGAACTGAACaccatgaagaagaagaaaagaacaagGGGCTTTCCCCGGAACTTCACGACTTATCGCCAAATGGAGTTGTGTATCAGAAAACGCTGCAATTGGTTGAATGTTCAATGTTTGCCGCACTTACTGGTCTGGTCTATTTCCTGAGCAATTCTCTTGCCATTGAG AACTACTTTAGTTGTTTCTTCTCATTGCCAATAGTGATATCGTCAATGAGATGGGGTGTTGATGCTGGAAGGAAAACTCTG GTGGCAACAACTATACTTTTGCTTGTCTTGTCTGGTCCAGTAAAAGCTCTAACTTATCTG CTTAAGCATGGTGTAGTGGGTTTCACAATGGGTACTTTGTGGAG GTTGGGAGCCAGTTGGAATCTGTCAATTTTCGTGTGCACAATT GTACGCGCACTGGGTGCAGTTGGCTTTGTCTTGATATCGTCTTTCTTAATAAGGGAAAACATTCTAGCTTTG ATCACCATTAACATCCATGCTTCTCTCACATTTGTTCTCACTGCTTCTGGTGTGAATTCTATTCCTTCAATGAACGTGATATATACCCTATTTGGCATTTTG GTGTTGATCAATAGTGGATGTTTCATGTTTTTGCTCCACTTGTTGTATTCTGTTTTCCTCACCAGAATAGGGATGAAGTCTTCACTAAGATTGCCAAGGTGGCTGGAGAAAGCTATCTGA